A region of Methanomicrobium sp. W14 DNA encodes the following proteins:
- a CDS encoding type I restriction endonuclease subunit R — translation MTRGIYTEDTLVQQTTAEYLSDKLGWDSVYAYNSEDFGPDSLLGRNSDREVVLTRPLRKNLKELNPGLPEEAYDDAIRQITSATATQSLVATNREKYELILDGVQVTFRNEEGERKREKLKVIDFKEPEKNHFLCVRELWVRGDLYRRRADITGFVNGIPLLFMELKNVNRDIRAAYEKNFKDYLDTIPHLFHHNAFVVLGNGTDAKVGSITSRFEHFNEWKRLEEDDPGIVDMETLLKGTCGKKNFIDLLENFILFDNSAGSTRKIIARNHQFLGVNRAFEAVEDRKNRNGKLGVFWHTQGAGKSYSMVMFTRKVHRRLGGNYTFVVLTDREDLDTQIYKTFSGCGIVDNDKEPCRPADGKHLERLLTEHKSYVFSLIQKFNKEVDPEKGYTLRDDIIVITDEAHRTQYGTLALNMRNALPNASYIGFTGTPLFKDDEITRRVFGSYISTYDFKRAVEDQATVPLYYESRGEKLGVAVGDINEKIAEKLGDLEVDDIDAGQRLENELKRDYHIITAGKRLDQVARDFVGHYSNAWESGKVMLVCIDKVTCVRMYDLIARYWDEQRAELEKEAEHTPGEQEEIYLRRQIEWMRETRMAVVVSEEQGEVEKFRRWDLDITPHRRMIKEGIDIPESMRKLPQYHNMQRLALDDAFKEEKHPFRIAIVCAMWLTGFDVPCLSTLYLDKPLKAHTLMQAIARANRVNEGKNNGMIVDYCGILRNLRSALATFAGRGDDGHGGEDGEVDPAKPEEDLIASLAESINLVRAFLKENGASLDKISSKSGFERNAAILTAKEAANGNDRTRKKFEVMCREVFRKFKACINVEGINGYRPDYEAVNIIYKSLQHDRDKADISGIIRELHKIVDASIDTQPENIGEDRVIYDISRIDFDRLRQEFKKCPAKRTTVQNLSYAIEQRLRRLLEQNPLRTDFQRHYEEIVAEYNREKDQVIIEKTFEALLVLVDEMEEEETRAAKEGLDEETLAIFDLLKKSDLSPAEIKKIKTVAADLLKTLKKGKLRVDHWQEKEATRDAVRLTIHDFLWNEKTGLPVDYYTEGDVEARTDEIYRHIYRVYPRLPSPVYETETTA, via the coding sequence ATGACCCGCGGCATATACACCGAAGACACACTCGTCCAGCAGACGACCGCAGAATACCTCAGTGATAAACTGGGCTGGGATTCGGTGTACGCCTACAACAGCGAAGACTTCGGACCGGACAGTCTTCTCGGAAGAAACTCCGACCGCGAAGTGGTCCTTACGCGGCCTCTCAGAAAAAATTTAAAGGAACTAAACCCCGGACTGCCTGAAGAAGCGTATGACGATGCAATCAGGCAGATAACGTCAGCCACAGCAACACAGTCTCTGGTCGCAACAAACCGTGAAAAATACGAACTCATCCTTGACGGTGTTCAGGTCACCTTCAGAAACGAAGAAGGCGAACGGAAACGCGAGAAGCTGAAAGTCATAGACTTCAAAGAACCTGAAAAGAACCATTTCCTCTGCGTCAGGGAATTGTGGGTCAGGGGTGACCTGTACAGGAGAAGGGCTGATATAACCGGTTTCGTAAACGGCATTCCTCTCCTCTTCATGGAGCTAAAGAACGTAAACAGGGACATACGTGCCGCCTACGAAAAAAACTTCAAAGACTACCTCGACACGATCCCGCACCTCTTCCATCACAACGCCTTCGTCGTACTCGGAAACGGAACCGACGCAAAGGTAGGGTCCATAACCAGCCGGTTCGAGCACTTTAACGAATGGAAACGCCTCGAAGAAGACGACCCCGGCATCGTCGACATGGAAACCCTCCTCAAGGGAACCTGCGGGAAGAAAAACTTCATCGACCTACTTGAAAACTTCATCCTCTTCGACAACTCCGCCGGAAGCACCAGGAAGATAATCGCCCGCAATCACCAGTTTTTGGGAGTGAACAGGGCATTTGAAGCAGTAGAAGACAGGAAGAACAGGAACGGAAAACTCGGCGTATTCTGGCACACCCAGGGAGCCGGGAAAAGCTACTCGATGGTCATGTTCACGAGAAAAGTCCATCGCAGACTCGGCGGAAACTACACCTTTGTCGTACTCACCGACCGCGAAGACCTCGACACCCAGATCTACAAGACATTTTCCGGGTGTGGAATAGTCGACAACGACAAGGAACCGTGCAGACCCGCCGACGGAAAACACCTGGAAAGACTTCTCACCGAACACAAATCATACGTCTTCTCCCTCATCCAGAAATTCAACAAAGAAGTCGACCCTGAAAAAGGCTACACATTACGCGACGACATCATCGTAATCACCGACGAAGCCCACAGAACCCAGTACGGAACCCTCGCACTAAACATGCGAAACGCACTCCCCAACGCAAGTTACATCGGATTCACCGGAACACCCCTCTTCAAGGACGACGAGATCACACGCCGGGTATTCGGCAGCTACATCTCCACCTACGACTTCAAAAGAGCAGTCGAAGACCAGGCGACCGTCCCCCTCTACTACGAATCGCGGGGCGAAAAACTCGGCGTCGCAGTCGGGGACATCAACGAAAAGATAGCCGAAAAACTCGGAGACCTCGAAGTCGACGACATCGACGCCGGGCAGAGACTCGAAAACGAGCTCAAAAGGGATTACCATATCATCACCGCCGGAAAAAGGCTCGACCAGGTAGCCCGTGATTTCGTCGGCCATTATTCCAACGCATGGGAGAGCGGCAAAGTCATGCTCGTCTGCATAGACAAAGTAACCTGCGTCAGGATGTACGACCTGATCGCCCGGTACTGGGACGAACAAAGAGCCGAACTCGAAAAGGAGGCGGAGCACACCCCCGGCGAACAGGAAGAGATCTATCTGAGAAGGCAGATCGAATGGATGCGTGAGACCCGGATGGCAGTAGTCGTAAGCGAAGAGCAGGGCGAAGTCGAGAAATTCCGCCGGTGGGACCTTGATATCACCCCCCACCGCCGCATGATAAAAGAGGGAATCGACATCCCGGAGTCGATGCGGAAACTCCCTCAATATCACAACATGCAGCGGCTGGCATTAGACGACGCATTCAAAGAGGAAAAACACCCGTTCAGGATCGCGATAGTCTGTGCAATGTGGCTAACCGGATTCGATGTCCCGTGCCTCTCGACACTCTACCTCGACAAACCCCTAAAGGCACACACCCTCATGCAGGCGATCGCGAGAGCCAACCGCGTCAACGAAGGCAAGAACAACGGGATGATCGTCGATTACTGCGGCATTCTGAGAAACCTTCGCAGTGCACTCGCCACATTTGCAGGAAGAGGCGACGACGGCCACGGCGGAGAAGACGGAGAAGTCGATCCTGCAAAACCCGAAGAAGATCTAATCGCCAGCCTCGCCGAATCCATAAACCTTGTCAGGGCATTTCTCAAAGAAAACGGTGCGTCACTTGATAAGATAAGCTCAAAATCCGGTTTTGAAAGGAACGCCGCAATCCTCACCGCAAAAGAGGCGGCAAACGGGAATGACAGGACACGGAAAAAATTCGAGGTCATGTGCCGCGAAGTATTCAGGAAATTCAAAGCCTGCATCAATGTAGAGGGCATAAACGGTTACAGGCCGGATTACGAAGCAGTCAATATAATCTACAAGAGCCTCCAGCATGACCGTGACAAAGCCGATATCTCCGGTATAATCCGTGAACTCCATAAGATCGTAGACGCTTCGATTGATACCCAACCGGAGAACATAGGCGAAGACAGAGTGATCTATGATATAAGCCGGATAGACTTCGACAGGCTCAGGCAGGAATTTAAGAAATGCCCGGCCAAGCGGACGACAGTTCAGAATCTAAGTTACGCAATCGAACAGAGACTTAGACGGCTGCTCGAACAAAATCCGCTGCGGACCGATTTCCAGCGACACTACGAGGAGATAGTAGCCGAATATAACCGCGAGAAAGACCAGGTGATAATTGAAAAGACATTCGAGGCACTGCTTGTACTCGTAGATGAGATGGAAGAGGAGGAAACCCGTGCCGCCAAGGAAGGTCTCGACGAAGAGACCCTGGCGATATTCGACCTCCTTAAAAAATCCGACCTCTCCCCCGCCGAGATAAAAAAGATCAAAACGGTCGCAGCGGATCTTCTGAAGACTTTGAAGAAGGGAAAACTCCGGGTGGATCACTGGCAGGAGAAAGAGGCGACCCGTGATGCCGTCCGCCTGACGATTCATGACTTTCTTTGGAATGAAAAGACCGGCCTTCCGGTGGATTACTATACGGAAGGGGATGTGGAGGCCAGAACGGATGAAATCTACCGTCACATATACCGCGTATATCCAAGGCTTCCGTCACCGGTATATGAGACCGAGACTACTGCATAA
- a CDS encoding diacylglycerol/polyprenol kinase family protein: MREEYRQAAHLFFGFIIAFFIFFADKKTAVYVMAIVVFLSVAISDAVTKNIHVPLFSEIIQKLERNNTVPGKGTILFFISTLTCLVLFEKNIVFAAILVLAVLDSVTTIIGINFGRTKIYKKKSLEGTASGIIAGFIVLIFLINPQTALVASALAGITELISPVDDNLTIPLVVCIVLSIL; encoded by the coding sequence ATGAGAGAAGAGTACAGGCAGGCCGCACATCTGTTTTTCGGTTTTATCATTGCATTCTTCATATTCTTTGCGGATAAAAAAACGGCAGTATATGTCATGGCAATAGTCGTTTTTCTATCCGTTGCGATATCTGATGCCGTAACAAAAAATATTCATGTACCGCTCTTTTCGGAGATAATACAAAAACTTGAAAGAAACAACACAGTCCCCGGAAAAGGCACAATTCTTTTCTTTATAAGCACACTTACCTGTCTCGTGCTCTTTGAGAAAAATATCGTTTTTGCCGCAATTTTAGTTCTGGCCGTACTTGACAGTGTAACGACAATCATCGGGATTAATTTCGGCAGGACAAAGATCTACAAAAAGAAATCACTGGAAGGAACTGCCTCGGGAATAATCGCCGGCTTTATTGTATTGATATTCCTCATAAATCCACAGACTGCCCTGGTTGCTTCGGCCCTTGCAGGAATTACGGAACTGATATCCCCTGTCGATGACAACCTGACGATTCCCCTCGTTGTATGCATTGTATTATCCATATTATAA